GCGAGGCCATGGCGTACGCGCGACGCCATCGCCGCTTCGGTCGCAAGCGCAGCAAACCGCGAAACCCGCGCCGAACGCAGCGCTGGCCGGTGCGATGAGCGGCGCATTCGGCGGCGCGTTCAGTGGCGCAAGCAACGGCGCGATGAATAACGCGTTGGCGCTGACGTCGGAACGGGTTCGCGAACGCATGGTCGAACGCCTGCGAGGCAATGGCGTCAGCGATCAGCGGGTGCTGAACGCGATGGCGGCGGTGCCGCGCCACATGTTCGTCGATCCGGGCCTCGCGGCCCAGGCATACGAAGATGCCGCGCTGCCGATCGGTCATCACCAGACCATCTCGAAGCCGTCGGTGGTTGCGCGAATGATCGAGCTCGCGGCCGCCGGGCGCGCGCTGAACACCGTGCTCGAAATCGGCACCGGTTGCGGTTATCAGGCGGCCGTATTGAGCCGGGTCGCGCGCGAGGTTTATTCGATTGAACGCATCAAGCCGCTGTCCGAACGCGCGAAGACGAACCTGCGTCCGCTGCGCATTCCGAATATCCGGCTGCATTACGGCGACGGGCGGCTCGGTTTGCCGTCCGCGGCGCCGTTCGACGCGATCGTGATCGCGGCTGCCGGACTTGACGTGCCGCAGGCGTTGCTCGAGCAGCTTGCGATCGGCGGACGTCTGGTTGCGCCGGTCGGTTCACAGGAAGGACAGAGCCAGGTGCTGACGCTGGTCGAGCGCCTCGGGCCCGCGCAGTGGCGCGAGTCGCGGCTTGATCGCGTTTTCTTTGTACCCTTAAAATCCGGAGTGATTTGACACCGATGAGTATGTTGCGCGCGATGCAGAGAACCACCCCGAATACCCCCATGACCGTAACCCAGCGCAGCGTGTGCGTGCTCGCCTTGTCCCTGTTGATGACGGCCTGTGCATCCCGGCTCGACCAGGCGCCCGTCGTCGACCGCTCCGGCGCCGGCACGCTCGGCACCGCGCAGGCCGCGGCGCAACCGGCCGTGCCGCTCGGCCCGCCGCCGCCCGGCTACTATCGCGTGAAGCCGGGCGATACGCTGTACCGCATTGCGCTCGAGAACGGCCAGAATTACCGCGATATCTCGACGTGGAACAACCTGACCAACCCGAATCAGATCGAAGTCGGTCAGTTGCTGCGCGTCGTGCCGCCGGGCGCGAATA
Above is a window of Paraburkholderia sprentiae WSM5005 DNA encoding:
- a CDS encoding protein-L-isoaspartate(D-aspartate) O-methyltransferase, whose amino-acid sequence is MTGERAKRFPLGLEDLVREPRRSEGRPGEMRAAALAASAALNTRQQSAKPTQGGAAARAQAKTSAAAQPAPATRPQVIPQAKTPSASSGTATAATGAMPPKPQAAPVGKTTANTLAGALAGQPVQQAPKSSVKPAKTSTHARGHGVRATPSPLRSQAQQTAKPAPNAALAGAMSGAFGGAFSGASNGAMNNALALTSERVRERMVERLRGNGVSDQRVLNAMAAVPRHMFVDPGLAAQAYEDAALPIGHHQTISKPSVVARMIELAAAGRALNTVLEIGTGCGYQAAVLSRVAREVYSIERIKPLSERAKTNLRPLRIPNIRLHYGDGRLGLPSAAPFDAIVIAAAGLDVPQALLEQLAIGGRLVAPVGSQEGQSQVLTLVERLGPAQWRESRLDRVFFVPLKSGVI